The Pygocentrus nattereri isolate fPygNat1 chromosome 17, fPygNat1.pri, whole genome shotgun sequence genome window below encodes:
- the dusp14 gene encoding dual specificity protein phosphatase 14, which translates to MGSRSQGFFHHHHHQHHHRSSLVPAAVPRLLPETGSLLGGIAQITPTLFLSRGNVASNRSLLLSKGITCVVNATIELPNFNWPHVEYVKVPLADMPHSPISLYFDSVADKIHSVGRKRGAVLVHCAAGVSRSASLCLAYLMKYHRVSLAEAYAWVKARRPVIRPNGGFWRQLIEYERKLFGKTSVKMVQTPYGVVPDVYERDRRNLAPYWGL; encoded by the coding sequence ATGGGCTCCCGCAGCCAGGGCTTCttccaccatcaccatcaccagcACCACCACCGCAGCTCCCTGGTGCCCGCCGCCGTGCCCAGACTGTTGCCCGAGACAGGGAGCTTGCTGGGCGGCATCGCCCAGATCACGCCCACCCTCTTCCTCAGCCGTGGAAATGTGGCATCCAACCGCAGCCTGCTGCTGTCCAAGGGCATCACGTGTGTGGTCAATGCCACCATCGAGCTGCCCAACTTCAACTGGCCTCATGTGGAGTACGTGAAGGTGCCGCTGGCTGACATGCCGCATTCTCCCATCTCGCTCTACTTCGACAGCGTGGCAGACAAGATCCACAGTGTGGGCCGGAAGCGAGGTGCCGTGCTGGTGCACTGCGCCGCTGGCGTCAGCCGCTCAGCCTCGCTCTGCCTGGCCTACCTCATGAAGTACCATCGAGTGTCCTTGGCTGAGGCGTATGCCTGGGTTAAAGCACGCCGGCCTGTCATTCGACCCAACGGTGGCTTCTGGAGGCAGCTCATTGAATACGAGAGGAAACTCTTCGGCAAGACTTCGGTCAAGATGGTGCAGACGCCCTATGGGGTCGTCCCTGACGTCTACGAGCGAGACCGTAGGAATCTTGCACCATACTGGGGGCTTTAA